One window of the Halobacillus litoralis genome contains the following:
- a CDS encoding Fur-regulated basic protein FbpA, with the protein MKNHLRIAVESMKEHYIKKLIDSGMYHHSDKALHSLTLTELETLVERIHRP; encoded by the coding sequence ATGAAAAACCACTTAAGAATCGCTGTAGAAAGTATGAAAGAACATTATATTAAAAAACTCATCGATTCAGGAATGTATCACCATTCCGACAAGGCGCTCCACTCCCTTACATTGACTGAATTAGAGACCTTAGTTGAACGGATTCACCGCCCTTAA
- a CDS encoding MerR family transcriptional regulator: MSSYKNKKVISIGTVNELTGLSLRQIRYYEERQLIYPERTKRGTRKYSFSDVEMLMQIADKREEGVQTYEIRKDLLGSNKGKVMERMLRGQLNAHFKLNK, from the coding sequence ATGTCATCATATAAGAACAAAAAGGTTATCTCTATAGGAACCGTCAACGAATTAACCGGTTTGTCCCTCAGACAGATCCGCTATTACGAAGAAAGACAATTGATTTATCCAGAGAGGACGAAAAGAGGAACACGGAAGTATTCATTTTCCGATGTGGAAATGCTTATGCAAATTGCAGATAAACGGGAAGAAGGCGTCCAGACGTATGAAATAAGGAAAGATCTTTTAGGATCTAACAAAGGAAAAGTAATGGAAAGAATGTTGCGCGGTCAATTGAACGCCCACTTCAAATTGAATAAATAA
- a CDS encoding YceI family protein, with product MTKLVLDQVHSSLNFQIKHMMVSKAKGEFQEFDVQFAGDINDLTSAQVTVSIPVTSINTRNEQRDGHLRSGDFFEAEKHPHLVFESKSIKKISDEEYEVTGDFTIKGVTNEETFTVEYNGTSKSPMDGSTIAGFDVTGKINREAYGMTYNAAIETGGMLLGKDVKFEGNFEFVVEQ from the coding sequence ATGACTAAATTAGTATTAGACCAAGTTCACAGCAGTCTTAATTTTCAAATCAAACACATGATGGTTTCCAAGGCAAAAGGTGAATTTCAGGAGTTTGATGTTCAGTTCGCCGGCGACATAAATGACCTTACTTCTGCCCAGGTTACAGTATCCATCCCAGTCACTTCTATCAATACAAGGAACGAACAACGCGACGGGCATCTCCGTTCAGGTGACTTTTTTGAAGCAGAGAAACACCCGCATCTCGTCTTCGAAAGTAAATCCATTAAAAAAATCTCTGACGAAGAATACGAAGTGACAGGAGATTTTACAATCAAAGGTGTAACGAACGAAGAGACTTTCACCGTCGAGTACAACGGAACTTCCAAAAGCCCGATGGACGGCAGCACAATAGCCGGTTTTGATGTCACCGGAAAAATCAACCGTGAAGCGTACGGTATGACATACAATGCAGCCATCGAAACAGGCGGTATGTTGTTAGGAAAAGATGTTAAATTCGAAGGAAACTTTGAATTCGTCGTAGAGCAGTAA
- a CDS encoding CHY zinc finger protein, which produces MNLHVKGTAVDPRSRCAHYNTEVDIIAIKFHCCQEYYACYYCHQDHADHPPTKWPQEKWNQQGILCGNCQHELTIEEYMEVRGCPECHHTFNERCSLHHPLYFNI; this is translated from the coding sequence ATGAATCTTCACGTCAAAGGTACAGCAGTTGACCCACGATCCCGATGTGCTCATTACAATACCGAAGTGGACATCATAGCGATCAAATTCCACTGCTGTCAGGAGTATTACGCCTGCTACTATTGCCATCAGGATCATGCTGATCATCCTCCTACAAAGTGGCCTCAGGAAAAGTGGAATCAACAAGGGATTTTATGTGGAAATTGTCAGCATGAATTAACGATTGAGGAGTATATGGAAGTGAGAGGTTGTCCGGAATGCCATCACACATTCAATGAAAGATGCAGCCTGCATCACCCGCTTTATTTCAATATTTAA
- a CDS encoding MFS transporter, producing MEANCENVTPYTPDEMSFWRVTIALMLASLSVFSTLYVFQPLLPVFTSQLNISATEASFLMSACVLAMVAGLFVLGFVADRYGRSLVMKGSLIVTALSLLVIPFTPSFEWMVTFRVIQGFFLAGIPAAAMGYLGEEMAHKHLGLAMTLYISSNALGGMGGRIVGGYMTDFFDWRITLWSFAGFSLIATFSFMFMLPEERFFRETDQRIVEDLQGMLVHLKNAHMLVLFLLGVLLQIVFTAIWTYVPFYLQEEPFTWSLKWIALTYSAYIFGVLAPPIAGRFSDAFGLKKVMFTGVILLIIGVMLTSISSGILVLSGLSLICMGFFVAHSMAAALVSKSATHHRSGASGFYLISYYIGVAIGSTAVGTLWEQFQWNGVISVTFLLIILFLLHPLYKGE from the coding sequence ATGGAAGCGAATTGCGAAAACGTTACACCCTACACACCGGATGAAATGAGTTTTTGGCGTGTAACCATTGCATTGATGCTCGCTTCCTTATCCGTTTTCTCAACACTTTATGTTTTCCAGCCACTGCTCCCTGTTTTTACGAGTCAGCTGAACATTTCAGCAACAGAAGCAAGCTTTCTTATGTCCGCTTGCGTACTGGCCATGGTGGCGGGTCTTTTCGTGTTAGGCTTCGTTGCCGATCGTTATGGACGTTCCCTTGTCATGAAAGGGTCCCTGATTGTCACAGCCTTGTCCTTACTTGTCATTCCTTTCACACCTTCCTTTGAGTGGATGGTGACCTTCAGAGTGATACAAGGTTTCTTTCTAGCTGGGATTCCGGCTGCTGCCATGGGTTATTTGGGAGAGGAAATGGCGCATAAACACTTAGGTCTTGCCATGACTTTGTATATCTCAAGCAATGCTCTTGGAGGGATGGGAGGGCGAATTGTCGGTGGTTATATGACCGATTTTTTCGACTGGAGAATCACCCTATGGTCATTTGCTGGATTCAGCTTAATTGCCACCTTCTCATTTATGTTCATGCTTCCTGAGGAGCGATTTTTCAGGGAAACAGATCAGCGTATAGTGGAGGATCTGCAAGGAATGCTTGTGCACTTGAAAAACGCCCACATGCTCGTGTTGTTTTTGCTGGGAGTTTTGCTGCAAATTGTATTTACAGCTATCTGGACTTATGTACCTTTCTACTTACAAGAAGAGCCATTCACATGGTCCTTGAAATGGATAGCGCTCACTTACTCTGCCTACATCTTCGGTGTTTTGGCTCCGCCTATAGCCGGGAGATTCTCGGATGCTTTCGGTTTGAAAAAAGTTATGTTTACAGGCGTCATTTTGCTGATCATCGGAGTAATGTTGACGTCTATCTCATCCGGGATACTGGTTCTGTCCGGGTTATCTTTAATCTGCATGGGGTTCTTTGTCGCTCACTCAATGGCAGCAGCGCTTGTAAGCAAATCTGCGACACACCACCGGAGCGGAGCGTCAGGATTCTATTTAATCAGTTACTATATCGGTGTCGCCATCGGCAGTACAGCCGTAGGCACCTTATGGGAACAATTTCAATGGAACGGAGTAATCAGTGTAACTTTCTTGTTAATCATTCTGTTCCTCTTACACCCCTTGTACAAAGGTGAATGA
- a CDS encoding SLC13 family permease produces MNDQSTLKTFWQRLWDMHHQAKDLMKFMATGDSERSKPSNSKEQSVEEGNGGPSFDMRQKIGLLLGPLLFVLTLIFLEADGLSDSAVAILASTLWIATWWITEAVPIPATSLLPLILFPVTGGLEGGATASSYGDNTIFLFMGGFLIALAMQKWNLHKRMALFIIASVGTSTEQIVLGFMVATGSLSMWISNTATAMMMVPIGMAVIYQASEQLKKKGETVDHSDFHFGKAVMLGIAYSASIGGLATLIGTPPNTIFKGVVEQTYGIEVTFAGWMAFGVPLAVIFLAIAWFYLVKMAYPMRIKELPGGRKVIREERQSLGMMSSEEKIVMTVFSITALAWISRSFILVEINENINDTMIAMTAAVLLFLIPSKNKKGDFLLDWDTAKGLPWGILLLFGAGLAIATGFQETGLAEWIGKQLTILEGVNLILIVIIVAALVIFLTEITSNTATATMMFPIMASLASALSVHPYSLMIAAGVAASCAFMLPVATPPNAVVFGSGYLRIPDMAKAGFLLNVFAVILVTLAIYFYLPLVWDIDLTSFPERFNQ; encoded by the coding sequence ATGAATGATCAATCAACTTTAAAGACTTTTTGGCAGCGTCTCTGGGATATGCATCACCAGGCGAAAGACCTGATGAAATTCATGGCTACTGGTGATTCGGAAAGGTCCAAACCATCGAATTCTAAAGAACAATCCGTCGAGGAGGGAAATGGTGGCCCATCATTCGACATGAGGCAAAAAATCGGACTGCTTTTAGGGCCGCTTTTATTTGTGCTAACGCTGATTTTTTTAGAAGCGGACGGGCTCTCTGATAGTGCTGTAGCGATATTAGCAAGCACGCTTTGGATAGCTACCTGGTGGATTACTGAAGCAGTGCCCATTCCTGCTACTTCATTGCTTCCGCTTATTCTCTTTCCTGTTACCGGAGGTCTTGAAGGGGGAGCGACCGCTTCTTCATACGGAGATAATACGATCTTTTTATTTATGGGCGGTTTCCTGATCGCATTAGCGATGCAAAAGTGGAACCTGCACAAAAGGATGGCATTGTTCATTATTGCCTCTGTAGGAACGAGTACCGAGCAAATCGTGCTCGGTTTCATGGTAGCCACCGGGTCGCTTTCCATGTGGATTTCCAATACTGCGACAGCGATGATGATGGTCCCGATCGGGATGGCGGTCATATATCAAGCATCTGAACAGTTGAAGAAAAAGGGGGAAACTGTTGATCATTCTGACTTCCACTTTGGCAAGGCCGTCATGCTCGGGATCGCCTACAGTGCCTCCATCGGTGGTTTAGCCACATTGATTGGTACGCCTCCTAATACGATTTTCAAAGGGGTGGTTGAGCAGACATATGGCATAGAAGTAACGTTTGCCGGCTGGATGGCATTCGGAGTCCCTCTGGCAGTTATCTTCTTAGCAATAGCCTGGTTTTATCTAGTGAAAATGGCCTACCCTATGAGAATTAAAGAGCTTCCAGGTGGGCGTAAGGTCATCAGAGAAGAACGTCAATCTTTAGGGATGATGTCCTCAGAAGAAAAAATCGTCATGACTGTGTTCTCTATTACTGCACTTGCGTGGATTTCAAGGTCATTCATTTTAGTGGAAATCAATGAAAATATTAATGACACGATGATTGCCATGACTGCTGCCGTGCTTTTATTTCTGATTCCTTCCAAAAACAAAAAAGGGGATTTCCTTCTCGACTGGGACACCGCCAAGGGACTACCCTGGGGGATTTTACTTCTTTTTGGTGCTGGATTAGCGATTGCCACCGGCTTCCAGGAAACTGGGCTTGCTGAATGGATAGGGAAGCAGCTTACGATATTAGAAGGGGTCAATCTGATTCTCATTGTCATAATAGTGGCAGCACTTGTCATTTTCTTAACAGAGATTACATCCAATACAGCGACAGCGACTATGATGTTCCCGATTATGGCCTCTCTTGCAAGCGCCCTCTCTGTACATCCATATAGTCTGATGATTGCTGCAGGAGTAGCAGCTAGTTGTGCTTTCATGCTTCCCGTTGCGACGCCGCCCAACGCTGTTGTTTTCGGATCCGGTTACTTAAGAATTCCAGACATGGCAAAAGCCGGATTTCTACTGAATGTATTCGCTGTTATTCTCGTTACGCTTGCCATCTATTTTTATTTACCTCTAGTATGGGATATCGATTTAACGTCGTTCCCAGAAAGGTTCAATCAATAA